A window of the Dioscorea cayenensis subsp. rotundata cultivar TDr96_F1 chromosome 14, TDr96_F1_v2_PseudoChromosome.rev07_lg8_w22 25.fasta, whole genome shotgun sequence genome harbors these coding sequences:
- the LOC120276495 gene encoding peroxidase 44-like yields the protein MKLFFILLLCIPLITADLQIGFYNSSCPQAESIVLSVVKKHFAGDRSITAAFLRMHFHDCFVKGCDASILIDSTKKKKSEKAAGPNLTVRGFNIIDEVKTSLEASCPSTVSCADIITLATRDAVALAGGLNYSVQTGRRDGLISNAADVNLPGPSLSVNQAFQFFAAKGLTLDDMVVLLGGHTVGVAHCSFFRDRLDNFQGSGVPDSTMDPSLRAQLVKTCGSRPNNDPTAFLDQNTSFLVDNQYYKQILGNKGVLQIDQELALDSSSSGIVAALASDGNGFMKKFADALVKLGRIEVLVGGAGEIRKNCRAFNAPSLTSSRKQLG from the exons atgaagCTTTTCTTCATCCTTCTCCTCTGCATTCCACTCATCACTGCTGATCTTCAAATTGGCTTCTACAACTCCTCATGCCCTCAAGCTGAGTCCATTGTCCTCTCCGTTGTCAAGAAACACTTCGCCGGTGACCGCTCCATTACCGCCGCCTTTCTTCGCATGCATTTCCATGATTGTTTTGTCAAG GGTTGTGATGCTTCCATACTCATAGACtcgacgaagaagaagaagtccgAGAAGGCGGCAGGGCCAAACCTCACTGTCCGGGGGTTCAACATCATCGATGAAGTCAAGACTAGTCTTGAGGCTTCATGTCCATCAACAGTATCATGTGCTGATATAATAACTCTAGCGACCAGAGATGCGGTGGCTCTCGCCGGAGGACTCAACTACAGCGTGCAGACAGGGAGACGTGACGGTCTCATATCGAATGCAGCAGATGTCAACCTCCCCGGCCCTTCACTCTCCGTCAACCAAGCATTCCAGTTCTTTGCAGCCAAAGGCTTAACTCTTGATGACATGGTTGTTCTCTTAGGAGGGCACACTGTAGGTGTAGCACATTGTAGCTTCTTCAGGGATAGACTTGATAACTTTCAAGGAAGTGGAGTTCCAGACTCCACCATGGATCCTTCTCTCAGAGCTCAGCTGGTTAAAACATGTGGATCAAGGCCAAACAATGATCCTACTGCCTTCTTGGATCAGAATACATCTTTTTTGGTGGATAATCAGTATTATAAACAGATTCTTGGAAACAAAGGTGTGCTGCAAATTGATCAGGAACTGGCTTTGGATAGTTCCAGTTCTGGTATTGTTGCTGCTCTTGCTTCTGATGGGAATGGATTTATGAAGAAGTTTGCTGATGCATTGGTTAAACTTGGGAGAATTGAGGTTCTGGTTGGTGGTGCAGGAGAGATTAGGAAGAATTGCAGAGCTTTCAATGCACCATCTTTAACATCATCAAGGAAGCAACTTGGATGA